One stretch of Accipiter gentilis unplaced genomic scaffold, bAccGen1.1, whole genome shotgun sequence DNA includes these proteins:
- the LOC126037330 gene encoding fibrous sheath-interacting protein 2-like codes for MEHRLTAGVRNVDALLSVVGKGGKLGNRRQPLAEGGPGLLDLPLGVKIPVHAGSKPVFCRTKLGEKLHQPSGYFNLGDPYCRLLSTDYNSLHDPHLRAYHKRKDNLQRLKREGYVTSDGRVVCTLKEFNEYRQYLTTLKLEAEKTFMREEKKLQQDLAQSEDASKLPGGTDVSHPQEWLPQEQRQSLPGGERKRRQRHLTVTKKPMERLEALEKEQRLLQQAKCQQQQQLGKRRQPGMQSSSEKSALKGRPSAACAGEEAPNSIQPTVLRATLAEDQELKEVAETVVQEVLERVKVLDQSIRVLRKAPHEVRGRVFASARRPKPLDTSADRRDKIRLVAQEIVANVLESFGEHLVPSTSEAAEPGPAGRQKLSELVAGRTSRAGKSGEERWREAELASSDRASSQSSIDKRTKEAVESVSSTLSSFVASQFEQDFRCQFSEILKIQGVTEGQGPARASERQIPEASKRAKVPVLQPLQKAADVSRVSREIAKESIQNAISRVQQLDAELIGYAKTIVLEILETVRKKLEEERKSKQKSEKLQPREVLPSLSLPAIVTPSEEAGQLKEESSRTLLPPLRRGAAQGARRPREGLQESRDSTSGATAR; via the exons ATGGAGCACCGTCTCACTGCTGGCGTCCGAAACGTGGACGCACTGCTGAGcgtagtggggaaggggggaaag CTCGGGAACAGGAGACAGCCACTGGCAGAAGGAggtcctgggctgctggaccTCCCCCTTGGGGTCAAGATCCCTGTGCACGCGGGCTCcaagcctgtcttctgcaggacaaagctgggggaaaag CTTCACCAGCCCTCTGGCTATTTCAATCTGGGAGATCCATACTGCCGCCTGCTGAGCACCGACTACAACAGCCTGCATGACCCGCATCTGCGGGCCTACCACAAACGCAAGGACAACCTGCAGAGGCTGAAAAGAGAGGGTTACGTCACCAGTGACGGCAGA GTGGTTTGCACTCTGAAGGAGTTCAATGAGTACAGGCAATATCTGACCACGctcaagctggaggcagagaaaacattcatgCGAGAGGAG aaaaagcttcagcaagaCCTGGCCCAATCAGAGGATGCCTCCAAACTGCCGGGAGGGACTGACGTTTCTCACCCGCAAGAGTGGCTGCCGCAGGAGCAAAGACAGAGtttgccaggtggagagaggaagaggaggcagag gcatctgactgtgaccaagaagccgatggaaagactggaggctcttgaaaaagagcaacgcctcctccagcaggccaagtgccagcagcagcagcagctgggaaagaggaggcagccaggcatgCAGAGCAGCTCCGAAAAGTCCGCTCTCAAAGGAAGGCCG TCTGCAGCGTGTGCCGGAGAAGAAGCGCCTAACAGCATACAGCCTACGGTGCTGCGGGCTACGCTGGCAGAAGACCAGGAGCTTAAAGAGGTGGCTGAGACCGTggtccaggaggtgctggagcgggtgAAGGTGCTGGATCAGTCCATCCGCGTCTTAAGGAAGGCTCCCCATGAGGTCCGTGGAAGGGTgtttgccagtgccagaaggCCAAAGCCTTTGGACACTTCTGCGGATCGCCGGGACAAGATCAGACTGGTGGCTCAAGAGATTGTGGCGAACGTGTTGGAGAGCTTTGGGGAGCACTTGGTGCCCAGCACGTCTGAGGCAGCCGAGcctgggccagcaggcaggcagaagctgtcagAGCTTGTTGCGGGAAGAACCAGCCGAGCAGGCAaatctggagaagagagatggagggaggcagaACTAGCATCTTCCGACAGAGCATCTTCACAGTCTTCTATCGACAAAAGGACGAAAGAGGCTGTTGAAAGTGttagctccaccttgtcatccttTGTAGCTTCTCAGTTTGAACAGGACTTCCGCTGTCAGTTTTCTGAGATCCTGAAGATTCAAGGCGTGACAGAAGGACAAGGACCAGCCAGAGCATCGGAACGGCAGAtcccagaagcaagcaagagagcaaaggtgcccgtgttgcaaccactgcaaaaggctgctgaTGTCTCACGAGTGAGTCGTGAGATTGCCAAGGAGAGCATCCAAAACGCCATCTCCAGAgttcagcagctggatgctgaattGATCGGGTATGCCAAAACCATTGTCCTTGAAATTCTGGAAACGGTGAGgaagaagttagaggaagaaaggaagtccaAGCAAAAATCGGAGAAGCTTCAACCAAGGGAAGTCTTGCCATCTCTCAGCCTCCCTGCAATAGTCACGCCTTCAGAGGAAGCGGGACAACTCAAAGAGGAGAGCTCACgtactctcctcccacctctccgccGAGGCGCTGCGCAAGGTGCTCGCCGGCCAAGAGAAGGCCTTCAGGAGTCCAGGGATTCCACCtccggagccacagcaag